In the genome of Candidatus Omnitrophota bacterium, one region contains:
- the panC gene encoding pantoate--beta-alanine ligase yields MKIIRGIRVMQDLSGRCKRKGLRIGLVPTMGALHEGHLSLVRGCRRDNDITVVSIFVNPIQFGPKEDFRRYPRTARKDAMLCRKQGVDYIFYPSAKDMYPPGFKTGVSVRELGKGLCGASRPGHFDGVTTVVAKLFNIVRPDNAYFGQKDCQQAVIIKRMAQDLDFGININVMPIVREEDGLALSSRNIYLDDRQRNDALCLCAALSLAKDLIKAGQRDPQAIIRRMSALIAAAKNADVDYIKIVDPDNLKEISRISDECLICLAVKIGNTRLIDNIVIRPGLKK; encoded by the coding sequence ATGAAGATAATCCGCGGCATAAGGGTAATGCAGGATTTGAGCGGCCGATGTAAGAGAAAAGGCCTGCGTATCGGCCTGGTGCCGACAATGGGGGCTTTGCACGAGGGGCATCTAAGCCTGGTGCGGGGCTGCCGCAGGGACAATGATATTACTGTAGTCAGCATATTCGTCAATCCCATCCAGTTCGGCCCTAAAGAGGATTTCAGGCGTTATCCCCGGACGGCGCGAAAAGACGCAATGCTCTGCCGTAAACAAGGAGTGGATTATATATTTTATCCGTCAGCCAAGGATATGTATCCGCCTGGTTTCAAGACCGGCGTTTCTGTCAGGGAACTGGGAAAAGGTTTATGCGGCGCATCCCGGCCAGGGCATTTTGACGGAGTGACCACAGTAGTGGCCAAACTATTCAATATCGTCCGTCCGGATAACGCCTATTTCGGCCAGAAGGACTGCCAGCAGGCGGTGATCATCAAGCGGATGGCCCAAGACCTGGATTTCGGCATAAATATAAACGTGATGCCTATTGTCAGAGAAGAAGACGGCCTGGCTTTAAGCTCAAGGAATATTTATCTGGATGACCGGCAAAGGAACGACGCGTTATGCCTTTGCGCCGCTTTAAGCCTGGCAAAGGACCTGATCAAAGCCGGGCAAAGGGATCCCCAAGCGATCATCCGCAGAATGTCGGCTTTGATCGCAGCGGCAAAGAATGCTGATGTCGATTATATAAAGATCGTGGACCCAGACAACCTAAAGGAGATATCCCGGATAAGCGATGAATGTTTGATCTGCCTGGCGGTAAAGATCGGCAATACCAGGCTGATCGATAATATCGTGATAAGGCCCGGATTAAAAAAATGA